The Alphaproteobacteria bacterium LSUCC0719 genomic interval GACCAACGGCGATGCCATAGCCCTGAACCGTGGCCAGCAACACCGTCAGATAACGGGTATATTGGTTGATCTGCTTGCGGCCAGCCTCGCCATCCTTCTTCAACTGCTCAAGCGTCGGCACGATGGCCGTCATCAGCTGCATGATGATCGAGGCGGTGATGTAGGGCATGATGTTCAGCGCAAAGATCGTCATCCGCCCCAGCGCGCCGCCGGAGAACATGTCGAACATGCCAAGGATGCCGGAGGATTGCTGCGAGAAGATATCCGAAAGCGCGTCAGGATTGATGCCCGGCAATGGCAGATAGGTACCAAGCCGATAGATGATGAGCGCGCCAAGCGTAAACCAGATACGCTTTTTCAGCTCTTCGGCCTTGGCAAATGCCCCAAGCCCGACGCCGGCTGCCATACGATCTGCAGATGTTGCCATCGCTGCGCTCTACCCTGCTGAGTTGCTCTGATGCCCTAGGCGTTGTCTGCGGCGCTGTCGGCCACGGCGACTGGAAGCACAATCTTGCCCCCACCGGCCTCGACCGCCGCAATCGCGGCCTTCGACGCACCAGCGGCGTGGATTTCCAGCTTCTTTGTGGTCAATTCGCCCTTGCCGAGGATCCTTACACCGTCGCGTGCCTTGGAAATCACGCCGGCACCAACCAGCGCGGCCACATCGACCGGCTTCTTGGCATCCAGCTTGCCAGCGTCAATCGCGCTCTGCAGCCGGCCAAGATTCACCTCGACATAATTCTTGCGGAAGATATTGGTGAAGCCACGCTTCGGCAGACGCCGGTGGATTGGCATCTGGCCGCCTTCAAAGCCCTTGATGGACACGCCAGAGCGCGCCTTCTGGCCCTTGTGACCGCTGCCAGCCGTCTTGCCTGTGCCGGAACCGATACCACGGCCGACACGCTTGCGATCGCGGGTCGAACCCGGATTGTCACTGATTGCGTTGAGTTTCATCGTACTCTCCTGCGCGATGCCTCACAGGCACCGGATTGCCCATAGGGGCTTATTCGCCCTCGACACGGACGAGATGTTTCACCTTGTTGATCATGCCGCGAACAGACGGCGTATCTTCCAGCTCGCTGGTGCGGCCGATCTTGTTCAGACCAAGCCCGATCAGTGTCTGGCGCTGTGAACCAAGACGGCCAATGGCACTTTTGGTCTGCGTCACACGTACTGTTTTGCCACTCATCTCACCTCTCCCTGTCAGGATGCCACGGCCTGGTCGTCGCCAGCCCGCTTGCCGAGGATATCGCCAACACGCTTGCCACGCTTTTGCGCGACATTGCGCGGTGCCTGCATGTGACCAAGCGCCGAGAAGGTAGCCTTGATCATATTGTGCGGATTGGACGAGCCAATCGACTTGGCAACAACGTCCTGCACGCCGAGAACCTCGAATACCGCGCGCATGGGACCACCGGCAATGATGCCGGTACCAGCCTGCGCGGCCCGCAGCAGGACATTGCCGGCGCCATAGCGGCCCTTGATGTCGTGATGCAGTGTACGGCCATCGCGAAGTGGGACGCGAACCATGTTGCGTCTGGCGCTTTCGGTGGCCTTGCGGATCGCCTCGGGAACCTCACGGGCTTTGCCGGTGCCGAAACCGGCGCGGCCACGGCCATCACCGACAACAACCAGCGCGGCGAAACCGAACCTGCGGCCACCCTTGACGACCTTTGCGACGCGGTTGATCCCAACCAGCTTTTCGATCAGTTCAGGCTCCTCGCGCGAATTGCTGCGATCCTGCCTGTCGTTATTGCGTGCCATCAGTCACTGCTCCCTAGAATTTCAGGCCGGCTTCACGCGCTGCCTCGGCAAGCGCCTTTACGCGTCCATGATAGATAAAGCCGCCCCGGTCAAAGACGACGGACTCGACGCCCTTTGCCTTGGCACGTTCAGCGACAAGCTTGCCGACAGCCGCAGCGGCCGTGCTGTTGCTTGTGCTGCCGGCACCCTTGAGATCAGCCTCGAGAGTCGAAGCCGACGCCAGGGTCTGACCAAGCTTGTCGTCGATGATCTGTGCATAGATATGCTTCGACGAACGGTGAACGGATAACCGGACCTGGCCCGAAGAAACGCGCTTCAGGGCGGTGCGGTTGCGCGCCCGGCGGCGCTCGAAAAGTTGCCTTGATGAAAACATCCCGGTGCCCCTACTTCTTCTTGCCTTCTTTGCGGACGATATATTCGTCGGCATATTTGACGCCCTTGCCCTTGAACGGCTCAGGCGGGCGCTTTGCGCGAACCTCTGCGGCGAACTGGCCAAGACGCTGCTTGTCGGCACCGCTGATCATGATGTTGGTGTTGTTTTCAACATTCACGGTCAGGCCGGCAGGCACGTCCATCTCGACCGGATGGCTGTACCCAAGCGACAATACCAGCTTGTTACCCTGCATCGCGGCACGGTAACCAACACCGTTGATTTCCAGCTTGCGCGTAAAGCCAGCCGAAACACCGACGACCATATTGCTCAGGTTGGCGCGCATGGTTCCCCACAGCGCCTTTGCCTGACGGGTATCGCGTGCCGGCTTCAGCGTTGCCACATTGTCGGCCAGCGACAATTGGACATCGTCATGAAGCGGCGCGCTCAGCTCGCCATTCTTGCCCTTCACGACCATGACCCCGCCATCTTGTGACACAGTCACATCGGCTGGAATGGTGATCGCACTACTACCTACTCGAGACATGCCAGCACTCCCCTTAGAATACGTGGCAGAGAACCTCGCCGCCGACATTGGCGGTACGAGCTTCACTGTCCGAAAGAACACCGCGCGGCGTCGACAGAATGGCGATGCCAAGTCCGTTATAGACACGCGGAAGGTCACGGATGCCGTAATAGACACGGCGGCCAGGACGCGAGACACGCTTGATCTCGGAAATCACCGGCGTGCCGTCATGATATTTCAGCTCGATCTTCAGCTCCCGGATACCGGGACGCACATCGACGCTGGAATAGTTGCGGATATAGCCCTCGCGCTTGAGAACTTCGAGGACATTGCTCCGGAACCGCGAGGCCGGGCTCGACACAACGGTCTTGCCTGCGCTCTGTCCGTTCCGGATGCGCGTCAGCATATCACCGAGAGGATCACTCATTGCCATGATTCAATACTCCTCTCTTACCAGCTCGACTTCACGACACCGGGAACCTGGCCCATCGAGGCAAGGTCACGGAGCGCGATGCGCGACATTCTGAGTTTGCGGTCATACCCGCGCGGACGACCGGAGATTTCACACCGGTTGCGAAGACGGATCTTCGAGCTGTCACGCGGCTCCTGGGACAGTTTCATCACTGCCTGGAAACGCTCTTCCATTGGCAGCGACTTGTCACGGATCGTTGCCCGCAGTTCCGCGCGGCGCGCGCCGCGCAGGGCGACGATACGCTTGCGACGATTGTTCTTTTCTACAGCGCTCTTCTTAGCCATCTGTCGGGTCCTTACGCTTTGACGAACGGGAATTCGAAATTCACGAGCAACTCGCGAGCCTCATCATCCGTCCGTGCCGAGGTTACGACGATGATGTCCATACCGCGGACCTCATCAACCTGGTCATAATCAATCTCCGGGAACACGATCTGTTCGCGCACGCCCATGGCATAGTTGCCGCGACCGTCGAAGCTCTTGCCGTTCAGCCCGCGAAAGTCGCGGACGCGCGGCAGCGCAATATTCACCAGGCGATCAAGAAATTCGTACATGCGCTCGCGCCGCAGCGTCACCTTGCAGCCAATCGGCATGCCGGCACGCAGCTTGAAAGCCGCATTCGCACGCTTTGCGCGGGTCACAACGGGCTTCTGGCCGGTGATGGCGGTCAGGTCGCGTGTCGCATGCTCGATCTTCTTCGAGTCACGCACAGCCTCACCAACACCCATGTTGATGATGACCTTTTCGATCTTCGGCACCTGCATATTGTTCTTGTAGCCGAATTTCTCCATCAGAGCCGGGCGAACAGCCGTCAGATAATGTTCTTCTAAACGCGTTTTCATCTCAGCTTTGTCTCCTTACCCCGGGCTAGTCCAGGGCTTTCCCAGACCGACGGGCGATCCGGATCTTCTTGCCATCCTTGATTTCGTACCCGACGCGCGTGGCCTTGCCACTGTCAGGGTCGATCAGGGATACATTCGAAATGTGAAGCGGGGCTTCCTTGTTGACGATGCCGCCGGGGTTGGTCTGCGTCGCGCGGGTGTGCCGCTTGACGATGTTGCACCCCTGGACCAGAACACGGTTCTCGGACCGGCGAACCTCGATCACTTCCCCACGGCGGCCCTTGTCACGGCCGGTGGTGACGACAACCTCGTCACCCTTCTTGATCTTGAACTTCTCAGCCATTACAGCACCTCCGGTGCCAGCGAAACGATCTTCATGAACTTCCGGCCACGCAGCTCGCGCGTTACCGGCCCGAAAATACGCGTTCCAATCGGCTCGTCCTGCTTGTTCAGCAGTACCGCAGCATTGCGGTCGAACCGGATGGCGCTGCCGTCGGGGCGGCGGATTTCCTTGGCGGTGCGAACGATGACGGCACGATGTACATCACCCTTCTTCACCTTGCCGCGCGGGATGGCTTCCTTGACCGACACCACGATCACGTCGCCCACACCGGCGACCTTGCGGCCTGAACCGCCAAGCACCTTAATGCACTGCACGCGGCGGGCGCCCGAATTGTCGGCAACCTCAAGATTGGACTGCATCTGGATCATATCGATCTCCCTCAGTTCGCGGCGGCGTCTTCGTAGATGACTTCGTAGTTTTTCGACTTCGAAATCGGCGCACATTCACGGATACGTACAGTGTCACCCTGCTTGCAACGGTTCTCGGCATCATGGGCCGCGAACTTCTTGGACTTGGTGATGAACTTTTTATAGACCGGGTGCATGATCCTGCGCTCGACAAGAACGGTTACCGTCTTGTCGGTCTTGTCGCTGACGACCGTGCCCTGCATGATACGCTTTGGCATAACTAGTCTTCCTTACTGTGCCGCACCAGCCGCTTTGGCCTTTTCGCCAAGTACGGTCATGATACGCGCAATTTCACGGCGGACGGCACGCCCACGCGCCGGGTTCTCATTCTGACCACCGGCTGTCTGGAAGCGCAGGTTGAACTGCTCTTTCTTCAGATCAACCAGCTGATCCTTCAGCTCATCGGCTGTCTTGGCGCGAAGGTCTTCGGCCTTAACGGTTGCCATCAGACTCTCCCTTAATCAGTGTCGCCGAGACGGCGGACAATGCGGGTGTCGAGCGGAAGCTTTGCCGACGCAAGAGTGAGCGCCTCCTTGGCAAGTTCCCACGGAACACCGTCGATTTCGAACATGATCCGGCCCGGCTTGACCCTGGCCACCCAGAATTCAGGCGAACCCTTACCCTTACCCATCCGGACTTCGGCAGGCTTGGAGGATACAGGCACATCCGGGAAGATACGGATCCACACACGACCGGCACGACGCAGGTGACGCGTGATGGCACGACGCGCAGCCTCGATCTGGCGCGCGGTCACCCGCTCCGGCGTTACGGCCTTCAGGCCATAAGCGCCAAAATTCAGCTGCGTTCCACCCTTGGCATTGCCATGGATACGGCCCTTATGGGCCTTCCGGAACTTGGTTCTCTTCGGCGAGAGCATCTAACCAACTCCTCTTGATTAACCGTTGGCCCGTGGTGCTGGACCGGATTGCTGCTCGGCAAGCCGCTTGTCCTGCGCCATCGGATCATGGGCCATGACTTCACCTTTGAAGACCCAAACCTTGATTCCACACACCCCGTAGGTGGTGAAAGCCGAACCCTCGCCGTAATCAACTTCGGCGCGGAGCGTATGAAGCGGCACGCGGCCTTCGCGATACCATTCGGTCCGTGCGATCTCGGCACCGCCAAGACGGCCGGCACAATTGATCCGCACGCCAAGGGCGCCAAGACGCATTGCCGACTGCACGGCGCGCTTCATCGCGCGGCGGAAACCAACCCGGCGCTCCAGCTGCTGGGCGATGTTCTCGGCAATCAGCTTGGCGTCAATCTCGGGCTTGCGAACCTCGACAATGTTCAGGCTGACCTCGCTGCCAACACGCTTCGACAGCTCGGCACGCAGACGCTCGATGTCCTGGCCCTTCTTGCCGATGATCAGGCCGGGACGGCCGGCATGGATAGTGACGCGGGCACGGCCTGCGGGACGCTCGATCACAACGCGGCTGATAGCGGCCTGCTTGAGGCGCTCCATCAGATAGCTGCGCAGCTCAATGTCCTTGTGCAGCAGCTCACCATAGTTGCGGTCGGCGAACCAACGCGAGTCCCAGGTACGGTTGATACCAACCCGAAGGCCGATAGGTTTGACTTTCTGACCCATCTACTGGTCTCCCTTTTCACCGACGACGATGGTCAGGTGCGAAAACGGCTTCAGGATGCGCGCGCCACGACCGCGGGCACGGGCCTTGAAACGCTTCATCACAATCGCCTTGCCTACATGGGCTTCCTTGACGAACAGCCGGTCAACATCCAGCGAGTGGTTGTTTTCGGCATTGGCGATGGCGGACTGCAGCGCCTTTTTCACATCGCCGGCGATCCGGCGGCGCGAAAATGACAGAGTTGCCAGTGCCTTTTCGACATCCATGCCACGGATCATCGCGGCAACGAGGTTCAGCTTCTGCGGGCTGACGCGGATGTTGCGAACAACCGACTTCGCCTCGCTGTCTGCCAAAGCTCTTGGTTTAGCTTGCTTACCCATGAAACCCTCTAACGCCTCGATTTCTTGTCCGCCGCATGACCGTAATAGGTACGGGTCGGGGCGAATTCACCGAACTTGTGGCCAACCATATCTTCGCTGACCGACACCGGGATGAATTTGTTGCCATTGTGGACACCAAAGGTCAGCCCAACGAATTGCGGCAGGATGGTCGACCGGCGCGACCAGGTCTTGATGACCTCGCTGCGGCCGGATTCGCGGACCTTGTCTGCCTTCTTCAGCAGATACCCGTCAACGAACGGACCTTTCCAAACAGAACGTGCCATGATTTCAGTCCCTTATGGCTTGCGGCGCCGCATGATCAGGCGGTCCGTCTTCTTGTTGGAACGAGTGCGCTTGCCCTTGGTCGGCTTGCCCCATGGGGTCACCGGATGGCGACCACCGGATGTCCGGCCCTCACCACCACCATGCGGGTGGTCGATCGGGTTCATGACAACACCACGAACATGCGGACGCTTTCCAAGCCAGCGGCTGCGACCGGCCTTGCCGATCTTGATATTCTGCTGATCCGGGTTCGACACCGCGCCGATAGACGCCATGCACTCACCGCGCACCAGACGAACCTCGCCGGAGGCCAGACGCAGAATGGCATAGCCACGGTCACGACCGACCAGCTGGACATAGGTGCCGGCGGAGCGGGCCAGCTGACCACCCTTGCCGGGCTTCAGCTCGACATTGTGGACCAGTGTGCCAACCGGAATGTTTGCCAGCGGCAGCGCGTTGCCAGGCTTGATATCGGAACCGACACCGGACATGACCTTGTCACCGACGGCCAGACGTTGCGGCGCGATGATGTAGCTCTGCTCGCCATCTTCATAGGTGATCAGCGCAATAAAGGCGGTCCGGTTCGGATCATATTCAAGACGCTCGAC includes:
- the rpsE gene encoding 30S ribosomal protein S5 yields the protein MARNNDRQDRSNSREEPELIEKLVGINRVAKVVKGGRRFGFAALVVVGDGRGRAGFGTGKAREVPEAIRKATESARRNMVRVPLRDGRTLHHDIKGRYGAGNVLLRAAQAGTGIIAGGPMRAVFEVLGVQDVVAKSIGSSNPHNMIKATFSALGHMQAPRNVAQKRGKRVGDILGKRAGDDQAVAS
- the rplF gene encoding 50S ribosomal protein L6 — its product is MSRVGSSAITIPADVTVSQDGGVMVVKGKNGELSAPLHDDVQLSLADNVATLKPARDTRQAKALWGTMRANLSNMVVGVSAGFTRKLEINGVGYRAAMQGNKLVLSLGYSHPVEMDVPAGLTVNVENNTNIMISGADKQRLGQFAAEVRAKRPPEPFKGKGVKYADEYIVRKEGKKK
- the rpsQ gene encoding 30S ribosomal protein S17 — protein: MPKRIMQGTVVSDKTDKTVTVLVERRIMHPVYKKFITKSKKFAAHDAENRCKQGDTVRIRECAPISKSKNYEVIYEDAAAN
- the rplR gene encoding 50S ribosomal protein L18; translation: MFSSRQLFERRRARNRTALKRVSSGQVRLSVHRSSKHIYAQIIDDKLGQTLASASTLEADLKGAGSTSNSTAAAAVGKLVAERAKAKGVESVVFDRGGFIYHGRVKALAEAAREAGLKF
- the rpsC gene encoding 30S ribosomal protein S3 — translated: MGQKVKPIGLRVGINRTWDSRWFADRNYGELLHKDIELRSYLMERLKQAAISRVVIERPAGRARVTIHAGRPGLIIGKKGQDIERLRAELSKRVGSEVSLNIVEVRKPEIDAKLIAENIAQQLERRVGFRRAMKRAVQSAMRLGALGVRINCAGRLGGAEIARTEWYREGRVPLHTLRAEVDYGEGSAFTTYGVCGIKVWVFKGEVMAHDPMAQDKRLAEQQSGPAPRANG
- the rplO gene encoding 50S ribosomal protein L15; this translates as MKLNAISDNPGSTRDRKRVGRGIGSGTGKTAGSGHKGQKARSGVSIKGFEGGQMPIHRRLPKRGFTNIFRKNYVEVNLGRLQSAIDAGKLDAKKPVDVAALVGAGVISKARDGVRILGKGELTTKKLEIHAAGASKAAIAAVEAGGGKIVLPVAVADSAADNA
- the rplV gene encoding 50S ribosomal protein L22 translates to MGKQAKPRALADSEAKSVVRNIRVSPQKLNLVAAMIRGMDVEKALATLSFSRRRIAGDVKKALQSAIANAENNHSLDVDRLFVKEAHVGKAIVMKRFKARARGRGARILKPFSHLTIVVGEKGDQ
- the rplX gene encoding 50S ribosomal protein L24; amino-acid sequence: MAEKFKIKKGDEVVVTTGRDKGRRGEVIEVRRSENRVLVQGCNIVKRHTRATQTNPGGIVNKEAPLHISNVSLIDPDSGKATRVGYEIKDGKKIRIARRSGKALD
- the rpsS gene encoding 30S ribosomal protein S19; this encodes MARSVWKGPFVDGYLLKKADKVRESGRSEVIKTWSRRSTILPQFVGLTFGVHNGNKFIPVSVSEDMVGHKFGEFAPTRTYYGHAADKKSRR
- the rplN gene encoding 50S ribosomal protein L14, with protein sequence MIQMQSNLEVADNSGARRVQCIKVLGGSGRKVAGVGDVIVVSVKEAIPRGKVKKGDVHRAVIVRTAKEIRRPDGSAIRFDRNAAVLLNKQDEPIGTRIFGPVTRELRGRKFMKIVSLAPEVL
- the rplB gene encoding 50S ribosomal protein L2, which codes for MALKKFNPTTPGQRNLVLVDKGDLYKGKPVKKLTEGLTKSGGRNNSGHVTAWHRGGGHKRRYRIIDFKRTKSGIPATVERLEYDPNRTAFIALITYEDGEQSYIIAPQRLAVGDKVMSGVGSDIKPGNALPLANIPVGTLVHNVELKPGKGGQLARSAGTYVQLVGRDRGYAILRLASGEVRLVRGECMASIGAVSNPDQQNIKIGKAGRSRWLGKRPHVRGVVMNPIDHPHGGGEGRTSGGRHPVTPWGKPTKGKRTRSNKKTDRLIMRRRKP
- the rplP gene encoding 50S ribosomal protein L16; amino-acid sequence: MLSPKRTKFRKAHKGRIHGNAKGGTQLNFGAYGLKAVTPERVTARQIEAARRAITRHLRRAGRVWIRIFPDVPVSSKPAEVRMGKGKGSPEFWVARVKPGRIMFEIDGVPWELAKEALTLASAKLPLDTRIVRRLGDTD
- the rpsN gene encoding 30S ribosomal protein S14 gives rise to the protein MAKKSAVEKNNRRKRIVALRGARRAELRATIRDKSLPMEERFQAVMKLSQEPRDSSKIRLRNRCEISGRPRGYDRKLRMSRIALRDLASMGQVPGVVKSSW
- the rpsH gene encoding 30S ribosomal protein S8, which encodes MAMSDPLGDMLTRIRNGQSAGKTVVSSPASRFRSNVLEVLKREGYIRNYSSVDVRPGIRELKIELKYHDGTPVISEIKRVSRPGRRVYYGIRDLPRVYNGLGIAILSTPRGVLSDSEARTANVGGEVLCHVF
- the rplE gene encoding 50S ribosomal protein L5 — translated: MKTRLEEHYLTAVRPALMEKFGYKNNMQVPKIEKVIINMGVGEAVRDSKKIEHATRDLTAITGQKPVVTRAKRANAAFKLRAGMPIGCKVTLRRERMYEFLDRLVNIALPRVRDFRGLNGKSFDGRGNYAMGVREQIVFPEIDYDQVDEVRGMDIIVVTSARTDDEARELLVNFEFPFVKA
- the rpmD gene encoding 50S ribosomal protein L30, with translation MSGKTVRVTQTKSAIGRLGSQRQTLIGLGLNKIGRTSELEDTPSVRGMINKVKHLVRVEGE
- the rpmC gene encoding 50S ribosomal protein L29, translated to MATVKAEDLRAKTADELKDQLVDLKKEQFNLRFQTAGGQNENPARGRAVRREIARIMTVLGEKAKAAGAAQ